One segment of Brassica napus cultivar Da-Ae chromosome C3, Da-Ae, whole genome shotgun sequence DNA contains the following:
- the LOC106385006 gene encoding nucleolin 1-like gives MALCIVIYSHSLAKSSFFSSSKCSFFQLCGKGAEEKALALDGTDMGGWNVTVKVLPHDDLEFTTDQLAAMSISHFKKTRSEGVSVRGYDNSLPSNDIKSALTKHFASCGEITDVFVLKRRAIIYFFGWHAISKAVELSGSNVGGCELVVKALPVPKRNLGPPPPPSLPFGYTVPAECVEAAHKIHMAQKMTAE, from the exons ATGGCTCTTTGCATTGTGATTTATTCCCATTCTCTAGCTAAATCTTCTTTTTTCTCCTCCAGCAAATGTTCTTTTTTCCAACTCTGCGGAAAAGGTGCAGAAGAGAAGGCATTGGCACTTGATGGAACTGACATGGGAGGGTGGAATGTAACGGTTAAGGTGTTACCTCACGATGATCTTGAGTTTACCACCGATCAATTGGCTGCTATGAGCATTTCACACTTTAAGAAAACCAG GAGCGAAGGCGTTTCCGTTAGAGGATATGACAATTCCCTTCCTTCGAATGATATCAAGAGCGCTTTGACTAAGCATTTCGCTTCATGTGGAGAGATAACTGATGTTTTTGTTCTCAAAAG ACGGGctattatttactttttcgGATGGCATGCAATAAGTAAGGCGGTTGAACTCAGTGGAAGTAACGTGGGAGGATGTGAACTAGTTGTTAAGGCTTTGCCAGTACCTAAAAGAAACCTCGGCCCACCTCCTCCACCTAGTCTTCCTTTTGGCTATACTGTCCCAG CTGAATGTGTTGAGGCTGCTCATAAGATACATATGGCTCAGAAGATGACGGCAGAGTAG
- the LOC106385003 gene encoding formin-like protein 20 isoform X2: MALFRRFFYKKPPDHLLEISERLYVFDCCFSSDVMGEDEYKLYLGGIVSQLQDHFPDASFMVFNFREGDQRSQISDVLSQYDMTVMDYPRHYESCPLLPLEMIHHFLKSSESWLSLEGQQNVLLMHCERGGWPVLAFMLSGLLLYRKQYQGEVKTLEMVHKQAPKELLHLLSPLNPQPSQLRYLQYISRRDLGSDWPPSETPLLLDCLILRDLPRFEGREGCRPIVRVYGQDPKAKANRSSVVLFSTPKTKKHTRLYQQEECILVKLDIQCRVQGDVVLECIHLHDDLVHEEMVFRIMFHTAFVRANIFIVQREEMDILWDAKDQFPKEFKAEVLFSGADSVVPAIATSPVSDDDENDFDMASPEEFYEVEEIFSDAVDGHELKRGDSDGFVVVDSASDDSEGKEVWKGDVEPNAFLDCASDDSNHKHEASADPVKDITVDDVQYRSDGTSIDSVKDIGIDDGDDQRKRRTMEAKENDSRTAEKAQAKPRKQVGANAKLAGDALKPKSNVRMAKPNAVSRWIPSNKGSYKDSMHVAYPHTRINSAPASITTSLKDGKRATSPDGVVTKDAKSKNLRASVSSPDVRSRAPSCLSPEFSPKEKPPSLPASPHYAPPPPQHSPSPPELPSLTSEAASLPPPPPPPPPPTYSSRSQNDSYSQKSQIPPPPPPPPFASKRPNSGTMLPPPPPPPPLASEKPKTGTVLPPLPLSPPWKSVYASALATPTTRSTSGQTSSQSQTSQLPLPPPPPPPPPFASVRRNSETMLPPPPPPPPWKSVYTSTLETHEACSTSYNFPPPPPPPPPFGSSNAPKENGDHVTPSPLPYLSIAPSPSPKSSPINGFSAPLPPFSKAHSVPVPPPPPPSYGSSTPPPPQPPSYGTPPPPPPPFGKTSPLPPPPPPPPSGSSGPPPPPPPPFGKTSPLPPPPPPPSGSSGPPPPPPPPFGSSCPPPPPPPPFRSRGPPPPPMGAPPPPPPPMHGRAPPPPPPPMRGGAPPPPPPPMRGGAPPPPPPPGGRVPGGPPPPPPPGGRAPGPPPPPGPRPPGGGPPPPPGPRPPGGGPPDLKGAGRGRGLSRPGLGSSAQKKSSLKPLHWVKVTRALQGSLWDELQRQGQTAPEFDVSEIETLFSAIVPKPVDKSRKKSVGAKPEKIQLIDLRRANNTEIMLTKVKMPLPDMMAAVLAMDDTVLDSDQIENLIKFCPTKEEMELLKNYTGDKAVLGKCEQYFLELMKVPRVESKMRVFSFKIQFGTQITEFKKSLNAVNSACEEVRTSPKLKEIMKKILYLGNTLNQGTARGAAVGFKLDSLLKLSDTRAANSKMTLMHYLCKVLASQGSDLLDFPKDLESLESASKIQLKSLAEEMQAIIKGLEKLNQELNASESDGPVSEVFRKTLKDFISVATTETAAVTSLYSVVGNNADALAHYFGEDPKRCPFEQVTATLLNFIRLFKKAHEENIKQEELERKKAAKEAEMEKEKAKGVNLTKTADDDDS, translated from the exons ATGGCGCTGTTCCGTCGCTTCTTCTACAAGAAGCCTCCCGATCACCTTCTCGAGATCTCCGAGCGTCTCTATG TTTTTGACTGCTGTTTCTCGAGCGATGTTATGGGAGAGGATGAGTACAAACTCTACTTGGGCGGCATCGTCTCTCAGCTACAGGATCATTTCCCTGACGCCTCTTTCATGGTGTTCAACTTCAGAGAAGGAGACCAGCGGAGCCAAATATCAGACGTGCTGTCTCAGTACGACATGACGGTTATGGACTATCCCCGGCACTACGAGAGCTGTCCGCTTCTACCTCTCGAGATGATCCATCACTTTTTAAAATCCAGCGAGAGCTGGTTATCGCTGGAAGGTCAACAGAACGTTCTGTTGATGCATTGCGAAAGAGGCGGCTGGCCTGTTCTCGCCTTCATGTTATCAGGGCTGTTGCTGTACAGAAAGCAGTATCAGGGCGAGGTGAAGACTCTTGAGATGGTGCACAAACAAGCTCCCAAGGAGCTTCTCCATCTGCTGTCTCCTCTAAACCCGCAGCCTTCTCAGCTCAGATATCTTCAGTACATCTCTAGAAGAGATCTAGGATCTGATTGGCCTCCTTCGGAGACGCCTCTTCTTCTGGATTGTTTGATTCTCAGAGATCTACCACGTTTTGAAGGGAGGGAAGGCTGCAGACCGATTGTGAGGGTTTATGGTCAGGACCCTAAAGCCAAAGCCAACAGGAGTTCTGTAGTTCTGTTTTCCACACCGAAGACAAAGAAACACACTCGCCTTTACCAGCAG GAAGAGTGTATCCTAGTGAAGTTAGATATCCAGTGTCGTGTTCAAGGGGATGTTGTTCTGGAATGTATACACTTGCACGATGATTTGGTTCATGAGGAGATGGTCTTTAGAATCATGTTCCACACGGCGTTTGTGCGtgctaatatttttattgtgcAGCGCGAAGAGATGGATATACTTTGGGACGCCAAGGACCAGTTCCCAAAGGAATTTAAGGCAGAG GTACTTTTTTCTGGTGCCGACTCTGTGGTGCCTGCTATCGCAACATCTCCAGTGTCAGATGATGATGAGAACGATTTTGATATGGCTTCACCTGAAGAGTTTTATGAGGTGGAGGAGATTTTTAGCGATGCGGTTGATGGGCATGAGTTGAAGAGAGGAGACTCAGATGgttttgtggttgttgatagtgCTTCAGATGATTCTGAGGGTAAAGAGGTGTGGAAGGGGGATGTAGAACCCAATGCGTTTCTAGATTGTGCATCTGATGATTCAAATCATAAACATGAGGCTAGCGCAGATCCGGTTAAAGATATCACTGTTGATGATGTACAGTATAGGTCAGATGGGACTAGTATTGACTCAGTGAAGGATATAGGAATAGACGATGGTGATGACCAGCGAAAGAGAAGGACCATGGAAGCAAAGGAAAATGATTCTAGAACAGCAGAGAAAGCACAAGCTAAACCAAGGAAACAGGTGGGAGCAAATGCAAAACTGGCTGGAGATGCATTGAAACCAAAGTCTAATGTAAGAATGGCTAAGCCTAATGCAGTTTCTCGATGGATTCCTTCAAACAAGGGATCGTATAAAGACTCTATGCATGTGGCGTACCCACATACGAGGATTAACAGTGCTCCAGCTTCGATTACTACTTCTCTCAAGGATGGTAAAAGAGCTACATCACCTGATGGGGTGGTTACAAAGGATGCTAAGAGTAAAAATCTGAGAGCGTCTGTTTCTTCACCAGATGTCAGGAGTCGAGCTCCAAGTTGCTTATCACCAGAGTTTAGCCCAAAGGAAAAGCCACCTTCTCTGCCTGCCTCTCCACATTATGCGCCTCCACCACCTCAGCATTCACCTTCACCGCCAGAGCTACCTTCTCTAACCAGTGAGGCTGCATCACTTCCTCCGcctccacctccacctccaccGCCTACTTACTCTTCACGGAGCCAAAATGACAGCTACTCTCAAAAATCTCAGATcccaccaccaccgccacctCCTCCATTTGCATCTAAGAGACCAAACAGTGGAACCATGTTgcctccaccaccacctcctcctcctttgGCATCTGAGAAACCAAAAACTGGAACCGTGTTGCCTCCACTGCCACTGTCTCCACCTTGGAAGTCTGTGTATGCCTCAGCTTTGGCAACTCCTACGACACGTTCTACTTCGGGCCAAACTAGTAGCCAATCTCAAACATCTCAGCTCCCATTGccaccacctcctccaccaccacctccttTTGCGTCTGTTAGGCGAAACAGTGAAACCATGTTGCCccctccaccacctcctccaccGTGGAAGTCTGTGTATACTTCAACTCTTGAAACTCATGAGGCATGCTCTACATCTTACAATTTTCCACccccaccaccacctcctcctccttttgGCTCATCAAATGCACCAAAAGAAAACGGAGATCACGTTACTCCTTCCCCGCTGCCTTATTTGAGTATTGCACCTTCGCCATCACCGAAGTCCTCTCCTATCAACGGCTTTTCTGCTCCTCTACCTCCTTTTAGTAAAGCACATTCAGTGCCTGTCCCTCCACCTCCGCCACCGAGTTATGGATCTTCAACCCCACCTCCTCCTCAACCACCGAGTTATGGaactcctcctccaccaccccCTCCTTTTGGTAAAACTTCACCTctgccaccaccaccaccacctcctccatCTGGATCTAGTGGTcctccgccaccaccaccacctcctttTGGTAAAACTTCACCTctgccaccaccaccacctcctccatCTGGATCTAGTGGTCCTCcgccaccacctcctcctccattTGGATCTAGTTGTCCTCcgccaccacctcctcctccattTAGATCTCGGGGACCACCGCCTCCACCAATGGGTGCtccacctccaccacctcctccgATGCATGGCAGAGCCCCACCGCCACCACCTCCTCCAATGCGTGGAGGAGCCCCACCGCCACCACCTCCTCCAATGCGTGGAGGAGCcccaccgccaccaccacctcctGGTGGTAGAGTTCCTGGGGGACCGCCGCCTCCACCACCTCCAGGCGGCCGTGCTCCTGGTCCACCTCCCCCTCCTGGACCAAGACCTCCAGGTGGTGGACCTCCTCCGCCTCCTGGACCAAGACCTCCTGGTGGTGGACCTCCAGATCTTAAGGGTGCAGGAAGAGGGCGTGGTCTTTCACGTCCAGGTTTGGGGTCTTCAGCTCAAAAAAAGTCTTCCCTGAAGCCACTACACTGGGTTAAAGTAACAAGGGCCTTGCAGGGAAGCTTATGGGACGAGTTACAGAGACAAGGACAAAC TGCACCAGAGTTTGATGTATCAGAAATAGAGACCCTTTTCTCTGCTATAGTGCCAAAACCGGTTGATAAATCTCGAAAAAAATCAGTTGGAGCAAAGCCTGAAAAAATTCAACTG ATTGACCTTAGGAGAGCCAATAACACGGAGATTATGCTTACGAAAGTAAAGATGCCACTGCCTGATATGATG GCTGCAGTTCTGGCAATGGATGATACTGTACTAGATAGTGATCAAATAGAGAATCTTATAAAGTTTTGTCCAACCAAGGAAGAGATGGAACTTCTAAAG AACTACACTGGTGACAAGGCAGTCTTGGGAAAGTGTGAGCAG TACTTCCTAGAGCTGATGAAGGTGCCACGAGTAGAATCGAAGATGAGAGTATTTTCCTTCAAGATTCAGTTTGGCACTCAG ATAACAGAAttcaaaaaaagtttaaatgcGGTAAACTCTGCGTGTGAGGAG GTTCGTACTTCACCAAAGCTGAAAGAAATTATGAAAAAGATTCTTTACCTTGGGAACACATTGAACCAAGGAACTGCTAGgg GCGCTGCAGTGGGATTCAAGTTGGACAGTTTGTTAAAATTAAGCGACACACGTGCTGCTAACAGCAAGATGACTCTCATGCACTATCTTTGCAAG GTCCTTGCTTCCCAGGGATCAGATCTACTGGACTTCCCAAAGGATCTTGAGAGTCTTGAATCAGCTTCAAAG ATACAATTGAAATCGCTGGCTGAGGAAATGCAAGCTATAAtcaaagggttggagaaactcAACCAGGAGCTCAATGCATCCGAAAGTGATGGTCCAGTTTCAGAAGTTTTCCGCAAA acattgaaggactttATCTCTGTTGCAACGACTGAGACAGCAGCTGTAACGAGTCTTTACTCGGTCGTG GGAAACAATGCTGATGCACTTGCGCACTATTTTGGCGAGGATCCTAAACGTTGTCCATTTGAACAAG TTACCGCGACCTTATTAAATTTCATAAGGTTGTTTAAGAAAGCACACGAAGAGAACATCAAGCAAGAGGAATTGGAGAGGAAGAAAGCCGCTAAGGAAGCGgagatggagaaggagaaggcgaAAGGAGTCAATCTGACAAAAACagcagatgatgatgatagctGA
- the LOC106383366 gene encoding uncharacterized protein LOC106383366, producing the protein MAEDDDLYYQQHLIEPMDPVSSMVVIRESPIFAKDDRLVFPPVNHENLQLASSASEFDNPYLESPSSESESPSSSSRGSASSSSFSLSPSDSDGQPPLSPCEFYQKLPSETTEEKCSESPPLTGLKRGGESPPPRKVLYREADDVLRHWWELLLVRAYSKIKNLMTWFSTTLRPFYPVLAIAIWWWMLRRRRVSGESRDLLRGAIKERDERIVQLLHQIAQMNELLIKHHKEIVSRR; encoded by the exons ATGGCCGAAGACGACGATTTATACTATCAGCAACACCTGATTGAGCCTATGGATCCCGTTTCGTCAATGGTTGTCATCAGAGAATCGCCAATTTTCGCCAAGGACGACCGTCTCGTCTTCCCGCCGGTAAACCACGAGAATCTCCAGCTCGCTTCTTCCGCCTCCGAATTCGATAATCCATACCTCGAATCTCCATCGTCTGAATCCGAATCCCCGTCATCTTCCTCGAGAGGCTctgcttcgtcttcttctttctccttgtCTCCTTCCGATTCAGACGGACAACCGCCGCTCTCTCCGTGTGAGTTTTATCAGAAGCTTCCGTCGGAAACAACCGAAGAAAAATGCAGCGAATCTCCGCCGTTGACAGGTTTGAAACGAGGCGGAGAGTCTCCGCCTCCGAGGAAAGTCTTGTACCGTGAAGCTGATGATGTGCTCCGACATTGGTGGGAGCTTCTTCTCGTACGAGCATACTCCAAGATTAAAAATTTGATGACATGGTTCTCTACGACTCTCCGACCGTTTTATCCTGTCCTTGCCATCGCGATTTGGTGGTGGATGCTTCGTCGGCGACGTGTTAGTGGAGAAAGCAGAGATCTTCTTCGAGGTGCAATCAAAGAGAGAGACGAG AGGATAGTTCAGCTTTTGCATCAGATTGCTCAAATGAATGAGTTACTGATAAAACACCACAAGGAGATCGTATCGAGAAGATGA
- the LOC106385003 gene encoding formin-like protein 20 isoform X1 has translation MALFRRFFYKKPPDHLLEISERLYVFDCCFSSDVMGEDEYKLYLGGIVSQLQDHFPDASFMVFNFREGDQRSQISDVLSQYDMTVMDYPRHYESCPLLPLEMIHHFLKSSESWLSLEGQQNVLLMHCERGGWPVLAFMLSGLLLYRKQYQGEVKTLEMVHKQAPKELLHLLSPLNPQPSQLRYLQYISRRDLGSDWPPSETPLLLDCLILRDLPRFEGREGCRPIVRVYGQDPKAKANRSSVVLFSTPKTKKHTRLYQQEECILVKLDIQCRVQGDVVLECIHLHDDLVHEEMVFRIMFHTAFVRANIFIVQREEMDILWDAKDQFPKEFKAEVLFSGADSVVPAIATSPVSDDDENDFDMASPEEFYEVEEIFSDAVDGHELKRGDSDGFVVVDSASDDSEGKEVWKGDVEPNAFLDCASDDSNHKHEASADPVKDITVDDVQYRSDGTSIDSVKDIGIDDGDDQRKRRTMEAKENDSRTAEKAQAKPRKQVGANAKLAGDALKPKSNVRMAKPNAVSRWIPSNKGSYKDSMHVAYPHTRINSAPASITTSLKDGKRATSPDGVVTKDAKSKNLRASVSSPDVRSRAPSCLSPEFSPKEKPPSLPASPHYAPPPPQHSPSPPELPSLTSEAASLPPPPPPPPPPTYSSRSQNDSYSQKSQIPPPPPPPPFASKRPNSGTMLPPPPPPPPLASEKPKTGTVLPPLPLSPPWKSVYASALATPTTRSTSGQTSSQSQTSQLPLPPPPPPPPPFASVRRNSETMLPPPPPPPPWKSVYTSTLETHEACSTSYNFPPPPPPPPPFGSSNAPKENGDHVTPSPLPYLSIAPSPSPKSSPINGFSAPLPPFSKAHSVPVPPPPPPSYGSSTPPPPQPPSYGTPPPPPPPFGKTSPLPPPPPPPPSGSSGPPPPPPPPFGKTSPLPPPPPPPSGSSGPPPPPPPPFGSSCPPPPPPPPFRSRGPPPPPMGAPPPPPPPMHGRAPPPPPPPMRGGAPPPPPPPMRGGAPPPPPPPGGRVPGGPPPPPPPGGRAPGPPPPPGPRPPGGGPPPPPGPRPPGGGPPDLKGAGRGRGLSRPGLGSSAQKKSSLKPLHWVKVTRALQGSLWDELQRQGQTAPEFDVSEIETLFSAIVPKPVDKSRKKSVGAKPEKIQLIDLRRANNTEIMLTKVKMPLPDMMAAVLAMDDTVLDSDQIENLIKFCPTKEEMELLKNYTGDKAVLGKCEQYFLELMKVPRVESKMRVFSFKIQFGTQITEFKKSLNAVNSACEEVRCLQEITYFLCYFTCMSRLFLRLFSSLLVVHQVRTSPKLKEIMKKILYLGNTLNQGTARGAAVGFKLDSLLKLSDTRAANSKMTLMHYLCKVLASQGSDLLDFPKDLESLESASKIQLKSLAEEMQAIIKGLEKLNQELNASESDGPVSEVFRKTLKDFISVATTETAAVTSLYSVVGNNADALAHYFGEDPKRCPFEQVTATLLNFIRLFKKAHEENIKQEELERKKAAKEAEMEKEKAKGVNLTKTADDDDS, from the exons ATGGCGCTGTTCCGTCGCTTCTTCTACAAGAAGCCTCCCGATCACCTTCTCGAGATCTCCGAGCGTCTCTATG TTTTTGACTGCTGTTTCTCGAGCGATGTTATGGGAGAGGATGAGTACAAACTCTACTTGGGCGGCATCGTCTCTCAGCTACAGGATCATTTCCCTGACGCCTCTTTCATGGTGTTCAACTTCAGAGAAGGAGACCAGCGGAGCCAAATATCAGACGTGCTGTCTCAGTACGACATGACGGTTATGGACTATCCCCGGCACTACGAGAGCTGTCCGCTTCTACCTCTCGAGATGATCCATCACTTTTTAAAATCCAGCGAGAGCTGGTTATCGCTGGAAGGTCAACAGAACGTTCTGTTGATGCATTGCGAAAGAGGCGGCTGGCCTGTTCTCGCCTTCATGTTATCAGGGCTGTTGCTGTACAGAAAGCAGTATCAGGGCGAGGTGAAGACTCTTGAGATGGTGCACAAACAAGCTCCCAAGGAGCTTCTCCATCTGCTGTCTCCTCTAAACCCGCAGCCTTCTCAGCTCAGATATCTTCAGTACATCTCTAGAAGAGATCTAGGATCTGATTGGCCTCCTTCGGAGACGCCTCTTCTTCTGGATTGTTTGATTCTCAGAGATCTACCACGTTTTGAAGGGAGGGAAGGCTGCAGACCGATTGTGAGGGTTTATGGTCAGGACCCTAAAGCCAAAGCCAACAGGAGTTCTGTAGTTCTGTTTTCCACACCGAAGACAAAGAAACACACTCGCCTTTACCAGCAG GAAGAGTGTATCCTAGTGAAGTTAGATATCCAGTGTCGTGTTCAAGGGGATGTTGTTCTGGAATGTATACACTTGCACGATGATTTGGTTCATGAGGAGATGGTCTTTAGAATCATGTTCCACACGGCGTTTGTGCGtgctaatatttttattgtgcAGCGCGAAGAGATGGATATACTTTGGGACGCCAAGGACCAGTTCCCAAAGGAATTTAAGGCAGAG GTACTTTTTTCTGGTGCCGACTCTGTGGTGCCTGCTATCGCAACATCTCCAGTGTCAGATGATGATGAGAACGATTTTGATATGGCTTCACCTGAAGAGTTTTATGAGGTGGAGGAGATTTTTAGCGATGCGGTTGATGGGCATGAGTTGAAGAGAGGAGACTCAGATGgttttgtggttgttgatagtgCTTCAGATGATTCTGAGGGTAAAGAGGTGTGGAAGGGGGATGTAGAACCCAATGCGTTTCTAGATTGTGCATCTGATGATTCAAATCATAAACATGAGGCTAGCGCAGATCCGGTTAAAGATATCACTGTTGATGATGTACAGTATAGGTCAGATGGGACTAGTATTGACTCAGTGAAGGATATAGGAATAGACGATGGTGATGACCAGCGAAAGAGAAGGACCATGGAAGCAAAGGAAAATGATTCTAGAACAGCAGAGAAAGCACAAGCTAAACCAAGGAAACAGGTGGGAGCAAATGCAAAACTGGCTGGAGATGCATTGAAACCAAAGTCTAATGTAAGAATGGCTAAGCCTAATGCAGTTTCTCGATGGATTCCTTCAAACAAGGGATCGTATAAAGACTCTATGCATGTGGCGTACCCACATACGAGGATTAACAGTGCTCCAGCTTCGATTACTACTTCTCTCAAGGATGGTAAAAGAGCTACATCACCTGATGGGGTGGTTACAAAGGATGCTAAGAGTAAAAATCTGAGAGCGTCTGTTTCTTCACCAGATGTCAGGAGTCGAGCTCCAAGTTGCTTATCACCAGAGTTTAGCCCAAAGGAAAAGCCACCTTCTCTGCCTGCCTCTCCACATTATGCGCCTCCACCACCTCAGCATTCACCTTCACCGCCAGAGCTACCTTCTCTAACCAGTGAGGCTGCATCACTTCCTCCGcctccacctccacctccaccGCCTACTTACTCTTCACGGAGCCAAAATGACAGCTACTCTCAAAAATCTCAGATcccaccaccaccgccacctCCTCCATTTGCATCTAAGAGACCAAACAGTGGAACCATGTTgcctccaccaccacctcctcctcctttgGCATCTGAGAAACCAAAAACTGGAACCGTGTTGCCTCCACTGCCACTGTCTCCACCTTGGAAGTCTGTGTATGCCTCAGCTTTGGCAACTCCTACGACACGTTCTACTTCGGGCCAAACTAGTAGCCAATCTCAAACATCTCAGCTCCCATTGccaccacctcctccaccaccacctccttTTGCGTCTGTTAGGCGAAACAGTGAAACCATGTTGCCccctccaccacctcctccaccGTGGAAGTCTGTGTATACTTCAACTCTTGAAACTCATGAGGCATGCTCTACATCTTACAATTTTCCACccccaccaccacctcctcctccttttgGCTCATCAAATGCACCAAAAGAAAACGGAGATCACGTTACTCCTTCCCCGCTGCCTTATTTGAGTATTGCACCTTCGCCATCACCGAAGTCCTCTCCTATCAACGGCTTTTCTGCTCCTCTACCTCCTTTTAGTAAAGCACATTCAGTGCCTGTCCCTCCACCTCCGCCACCGAGTTATGGATCTTCAACCCCACCTCCTCCTCAACCACCGAGTTATGGaactcctcctccaccaccccCTCCTTTTGGTAAAACTTCACCTctgccaccaccaccaccacctcctccatCTGGATCTAGTGGTcctccgccaccaccaccacctcctttTGGTAAAACTTCACCTctgccaccaccaccacctcctccatCTGGATCTAGTGGTCCTCcgccaccacctcctcctccattTGGATCTAGTTGTCCTCcgccaccacctcctcctccattTAGATCTCGGGGACCACCGCCTCCACCAATGGGTGCtccacctccaccacctcctccgATGCATGGCAGAGCCCCACCGCCACCACCTCCTCCAATGCGTGGAGGAGCCCCACCGCCACCACCTCCTCCAATGCGTGGAGGAGCcccaccgccaccaccacctcctGGTGGTAGAGTTCCTGGGGGACCGCCGCCTCCACCACCTCCAGGCGGCCGTGCTCCTGGTCCACCTCCCCCTCCTGGACCAAGACCTCCAGGTGGTGGACCTCCTCCGCCTCCTGGACCAAGACCTCCTGGTGGTGGACCTCCAGATCTTAAGGGTGCAGGAAGAGGGCGTGGTCTTTCACGTCCAGGTTTGGGGTCTTCAGCTCAAAAAAAGTCTTCCCTGAAGCCACTACACTGGGTTAAAGTAACAAGGGCCTTGCAGGGAAGCTTATGGGACGAGTTACAGAGACAAGGACAAAC TGCACCAGAGTTTGATGTATCAGAAATAGAGACCCTTTTCTCTGCTATAGTGCCAAAACCGGTTGATAAATCTCGAAAAAAATCAGTTGGAGCAAAGCCTGAAAAAATTCAACTG ATTGACCTTAGGAGAGCCAATAACACGGAGATTATGCTTACGAAAGTAAAGATGCCACTGCCTGATATGATG GCTGCAGTTCTGGCAATGGATGATACTGTACTAGATAGTGATCAAATAGAGAATCTTATAAAGTTTTGTCCAACCAAGGAAGAGATGGAACTTCTAAAG AACTACACTGGTGACAAGGCAGTCTTGGGAAAGTGTGAGCAG TACTTCCTAGAGCTGATGAAGGTGCCACGAGTAGAATCGAAGATGAGAGTATTTTCCTTCAAGATTCAGTTTGGCACTCAG ATAACAGAAttcaaaaaaagtttaaatgcGGTAAACTCTGCGTGTGAGGAGGTTAGATGCTTGCAAGaaattacttattttttgtGTTACTTCACATGTATGTCTCGTCTCTTTCTTAGACTTTTCTCTTCGCTGCTTGTTGTTCATCAGGTTCGTACTTCACCAAAGCTGAAAGAAATTATGAAAAAGATTCTTTACCTTGGGAACACATTGAACCAAGGAACTGCTAGgg GCGCTGCAGTGGGATTCAAGTTGGACAGTTTGTTAAAATTAAGCGACACACGTGCTGCTAACAGCAAGATGACTCTCATGCACTATCTTTGCAAG GTCCTTGCTTCCCAGGGATCAGATCTACTGGACTTCCCAAAGGATCTTGAGAGTCTTGAATCAGCTTCAAAG ATACAATTGAAATCGCTGGCTGAGGAAATGCAAGCTATAAtcaaagggttggagaaactcAACCAGGAGCTCAATGCATCCGAAAGTGATGGTCCAGTTTCAGAAGTTTTCCGCAAA acattgaaggactttATCTCTGTTGCAACGACTGAGACAGCAGCTGTAACGAGTCTTTACTCGGTCGTG GGAAACAATGCTGATGCACTTGCGCACTATTTTGGCGAGGATCCTAAACGTTGTCCATTTGAACAAG TTACCGCGACCTTATTAAATTTCATAAGGTTGTTTAAGAAAGCACACGAAGAGAACATCAAGCAAGAGGAATTGGAGAGGAAGAAAGCCGCTAAGGAAGCGgagatggagaaggagaaggcgaAAGGAGTCAATCTGACAAAAACagcagatgatgatgatagctGA